A section of the Methanosarcina mazei S-6 genome encodes:
- a CDS encoding GNAT family N-acetyltransferase, which translates to MDIKVELLSEKNEAKWEEFVSLPNNAGVWHTLKWKRIIEKEYGFKPYYLLAIDGAEVCGILPLFQVKSLITGNRIVSLPFSYNCGPVANSDESYTLLVNEAQKLTEKLKCEYLELKMGTSLPADSIEQNQLIESKFFYTSVLNLTSDPEVIWFNMDARRTKWAVRKAIRENVKIRTETNQEDIQILHDLKVKTRQKHGSPAPSLRFFQKIMEEFGPTDIVKLWVAEYDNRIVSALMFYAFKDTVMPAYIASDDDYKSHMPNNLLYWQAIEWGCKNGYKYFDFGRTEPENETLLKFKSKWGCQNYKIPYYYYPKQPKLLSQNRDSFKVNLVTNCWKKAPVPLLKVLGPHLLKHVG; encoded by the coding sequence ATGGATATAAAAGTAGAACTTTTATCAGAGAAAAATGAAGCAAAATGGGAAGAATTTGTATCGCTCCCGAATAATGCAGGGGTCTGGCATACTCTAAAGTGGAAAAGAATTATAGAAAAAGAGTATGGATTCAAGCCTTACTACTTACTGGCAATTGATGGAGCAGAAGTCTGCGGAATTCTTCCACTTTTTCAGGTTAAGAGCTTGATTACTGGAAATAGAATCGTTTCTCTGCCTTTTTCTTATAATTGCGGCCCGGTTGCGAACTCGGACGAATCTTACACTTTATTAGTTAATGAAGCACAGAAATTAACAGAAAAACTGAAGTGTGAATATCTGGAGTTGAAAATGGGAACATCACTCCCGGCTGACTCAATCGAACAGAACCAATTGATTGAAAGTAAGTTTTTTTACACGAGCGTGTTAAACCTCACATCGGATCCCGAAGTAATCTGGTTCAATATGGATGCCAGAAGGACAAAATGGGCAGTAAGGAAAGCTATAAGAGAAAACGTAAAAATACGAACGGAAACAAATCAAGAAGACATTCAGATACTACACGATTTAAAGGTCAAAACAAGACAAAAACATGGCTCACCTGCTCCTTCACTCCGGTTTTTTCAAAAAATAATGGAAGAATTCGGGCCAACAGATATTGTGAAACTATGGGTCGCTGAATATGATAACAGGATAGTTTCAGCTCTTATGTTTTACGCTTTTAAGGACACAGTAATGCCCGCATATATCGCTTCCGATGATGACTACAAATCCCATATGCCAAATAACCTGCTTTACTGGCAAGCAATAGAATGGGGATGTAAAAACGGTTACAAATACTTTGATTTTGGCAGGACGGAACCCGAGAATGAGACATTGCTGAAATTTAAAAGTAAATGGGGCTGCCAAAATTACAAGATCCCCTATTATTACTACCCCAAGCAACCGAAATTGCTTTCACAAAACAGGGATTCTTTCAAGGTTAATCTTGTAACTAATTGCTGGAAAAAAGCACCTGTTCCTTTGCTAAAAGTACTGGGACCTCATCTCCTAAAACATGTCGGATAA
- a CDS encoding DegT/DnrJ/EryC1/StrS family aminotransferase yields the protein MRPDPYLIPRFNFDYTLTDFSISIGSLFKGESNLEPLYSTFGQKDFFFTNYGRTALYVILKSLHLPPKSKIGVPLYCCTVVFDAIINAGHIPRFIDINNNYTMDPEDLKSKIEDLSAVVVIHTFGRPADMDSIKKIAGRTPIIEDCSHSLLSEYKGKITGTIGDMAIFSLAKYLSAGGGGLLIVNNNSFTENIQEEMKNLQEPSALDEIQYITTAYMRSFFYHKPWFGLFGLPIGLMLENKVDLMTKKSSRMTAGYKTYTDISSKKLSSFKNKVEMQRKNSFFLLDKLKDSSLILPREEKSTYCNYYLFPLIVKNRDKTCEHLRKNGVDTTKLFSQTPEVAKAIYDYKGDCPRTEEISKSIITIPNHYVLKKKELEKVAGVITACPYV from the coding sequence ATGAGGCCAGATCCTTACTTGATTCCACGATTCAACTTTGATTATACATTAACCGATTTCTCTATCAGTATTGGATCTCTTTTTAAAGGAGAATCTAACCTAGAGCCTTTATACTCAACTTTCGGCCAGAAGGATTTTTTCTTTACGAACTATGGGCGGACAGCCCTTTATGTAATACTCAAATCGCTGCACTTGCCTCCAAAATCAAAAATTGGTGTCCCACTATATTGCTGTACTGTAGTGTTTGATGCAATAATCAACGCCGGACACATCCCCAGATTTATTGATATAAATAACAATTATACAATGGATCCGGAAGACCTGAAAAGTAAGATAGAGGATTTAAGTGCTGTTGTGGTTATCCATACCTTTGGCCGGCCTGCAGACATGGATTCAATAAAAAAAATAGCAGGAAGGACCCCTATTATAGAGGACTGTTCCCATTCCTTACTCAGTGAATACAAAGGGAAAATAACCGGCACAATAGGAGATATGGCAATTTTTAGCCTCGCAAAATATCTTTCTGCAGGAGGAGGGGGCTTACTAATTGTAAACAACAACTCCTTTACAGAAAATATTCAGGAAGAAATGAAGAATTTGCAGGAACCTTCTGCTTTAGATGAAATTCAGTACATTACTACAGCATATATGAGATCATTCTTTTACCACAAGCCATGGTTCGGACTTTTTGGCTTACCTATAGGCCTGATGCTGGAAAACAAAGTTGACCTGATGACTAAAAAAAGTTCAAGGATGACAGCCGGCTACAAAACCTATACAGATATATCTTCAAAGAAATTGAGCAGCTTCAAAAATAAAGTTGAGATGCAGAGAAAGAACTCTTTTTTCCTGCTTGATAAATTGAAGGATAGTTCTTTAATTTTACCCCGTGAAGAAAAAAGCACATATTGTAATTATTATTTATTTCCTCTTATAGTGAAAAACCGTGATAAAACCTGTGAACACCTGCGAAAAAACGGAGTCGATACGACCAAACTTTTCAGCCAAACTCCAGAAGTTGCAAAAGCTATTTACGATTACAAAGGCGATTGCCCCAGAACTGAGGAGATTTCAAAGAGCATAATTACCATACCAAATCACTATGTACTTAAGAAAAAAGAATTAGAAAAAGTGGCTGGAGTTATAACTGCCTGTCCGTATGTGTAA
- a CDS encoding methionyl-tRNA formyltransferase gives MYNNISIFTTDSLYSYILLKDFIHNHHKNISAIYISKPLKRQKYHKFFFRKVINGLGIRYYLQRVIHDIKNKNSESTIINLANKYNIHTIDAPNINDTKIVNKVREDKTDIIISGYFDQIIKKDLIKIPSFGILNIHLSMLPEYRGVKPVFWVLKNNESKTGITIHIVEEGLDTGDIVIQKEVDILSSDSVDSLTKRMSIVGSEILQTAIENIQLNKLELKKQNLGSGSYYSQPTKKDLTHFKKQGKKFY, from the coding sequence ATGTACAATAATATTTCAATATTCACAACCGATTCATTATATTCATATATTCTGCTAAAGGATTTTATTCATAACCATCATAAAAATATCAGTGCGATATATATATCCAAACCACTGAAAAGGCAAAAATATCATAAATTTTTCTTTCGAAAGGTAATAAACGGGTTGGGAATCAGATATTATTTACAACGTGTAATTCACGATATTAAAAACAAAAATAGTGAGAGCACAATAATTAATCTTGCAAATAAATATAATATTCATACAATTGATGCCCCTAATATAAATGATACAAAAATAGTGAACAAGGTTAGAGAAGATAAAACTGACATTATTATTTCAGGGTATTTTGATCAAATAATAAAGAAAGATTTAATAAAAATTCCCTCTTTTGGGATATTAAATATACATCTGTCAATGTTGCCAGAATACAGAGGAGTGAAACCTGTCTTTTGGGTACTCAAAAATAATGAATCTAAGACCGGGATTACAATTCATATTGTAGAGGAAGGCCTAGACACAGGAGACATCGTAATCCAAAAAGAAGTAGATATATTATCCAGTGATTCAGTTGACTCCCTAACAAAAAGAATGTCCATAGTAGGAAGTGAAATTCTACAAACTGCAATTGAAAATATTCAATTAAACAAACTTGAACTTAAAAAACAAAATTTGGGGTCTGGTTCCTACTATTCACAACCAACTAAAAAAGATCTGACCCATTTTAAAAAACAAGGGAAAAAGTTCTATTAA